The region GGCTACGAAGCTCGTGGCTTCAACGACGAGAGCGATGCGGAAAGGAGTGCCAAAATCTGCCGACAACCTGGTTCTCTCCAGGGAACCGATTGCATCGAGAAGGGCCCCAAAGTCGCTGTCGCCTGTGACTACACACATCTGGCGGACAGCTAATGCTTAAACAGGAGCCCTTCATGCGCACGAAAAACAACCTCCTGGCCTTGGCTGGCCGCTATGCAAACGAGCGCCGCGTGCCGGTCGCCACGGTGCTCAAGGAGATCTTGCACTACGAGATCCTCTTCGCCTTAAACCAGAGCGGTGCCGCGACCAGGCTCACGTTCCAAGGCGGGACGTCTTTGCGCCTGTGTCACCAGGGGACTCGCTACTCCGAGGACCTGGATTTTGTCGGTGGGACCGAATTCGATCCGGCCGAGATGACACCTTTTGCCGACCTGCTACAGCGTGAAATTGGCGAAGCGTATGGGCTGCAGGTTGATATTCTGGCTCCGAAAAGTGAAGAGGGTGCCGAGGATGCGGGGCACGGCATTGCTGTAGCGCGCTGGCGTGCCAGGGTTCACGTTCCGCAGGCGATCCCCAGCTTGGCCCAAAAACACGTGATCAACATCGAGGTGGCCGGCGTGCCGGCACATAGTCGTGACTTGCTGCCAGTGGCGGCGAATTACGATCACCTGCCGGCGCCACATCGCCAAATGTTGGTCGTTGTTGAACCTTTGCCAGAGATTCTGGCTGACAAGCTGGTGGCGTTAAGCGCACGTCCGTTCCTGAAAGCGCGGGACATCTGGGACCTTAAGTTCCTGACCGACAAGGGCGTAAAGCTGGACGACGATGTCATCAGTTTGGTGGTGGCCAAGGTCGCCGATTACAAACTGCACAAAGCGGCCATGAAGCAGAAGCTTGAAGAGCGATCGCACGTACTGGCGTCGCCAGAATCGGAGGCTGCGTTTCTCACGGAGATGCGCCGATTCGTTGACGCGACGGTTGCCGCGCAGTTGGAGATTCCCGGTATGGCGCGGCAGTATCTTGAGCGCGGTGCGGCACTTGCCCGCGAACTGTTGTCAATGCGGGCGATGGAGTAGGGGTTCGAGTCCCCTCCATGGCTACCTAGCGTTTAGGCGACGGAACAATTGCTGTTGTTGTTCGGGGGGAACGGTGGAGAGTTGAACCAGGTCCTTGATGAAGCTTCGTAGCGCGGGATTGGTGAGATCGTTGTGGTTTGCAATGATGTGCTTGTCCACGTTGACGACCAGGAAGGGATTGCGGCCGGCTGAATTGTTGGTGCGTTCGAGCACGACATCCCGGAAGGAAATTTGACTGCCAGGACGGTCCTCGCGCCATGCTTGCGCAGCAGAAAACGTGACGTTCAGCCTCGCGGCGTCCCCCAGCGACGTTGCCCGCAGGTTTTGCAGCGTAGGGTCTGGCGTGCGCTCGGCAGTGTCCGGTCGGGGGTATAGACGGTGCGTGCGGTACGGCTCAAAATGCCCCACGCTGGTGATGATGGCCTCGCTCTCGTTGATGGATTCCAGCTGACCTGTCGTCGCGTTCCATCGCCGCATCGGAATCGTGTTCTCGAAGACGGTTGAGAATCTGCGGCCCAGCGGGAACGCGACGCCGGTCGCGGTGTCGGCTTCAGAGGTGAGTACCGCGACGAGCGGCGGCTGGTCGCCCGCATAGTTGGCATGTTCCGCGGACATATCGCTCAAGGACGAGAAGAGCTGGGCTTCGAAGGCGGGATTGATCAACACCACCAGGCTCCCGAACCCCTGCACCTTGATGGCGGCCTCCTTCTCGGCGGTCTCAGCGGTCGGGGAGGGGGCGCCCTGCGCGGCCATCGCGCCGCCCGTGCGCACGAATCGCGACACCAGGATTTGAGCGAGGGCAGTGTGAACAATGAGGCCGCCGAAGCTATGACCGATGATGACCAGCTGCGTGGCGCTGTCCCGCTGCACGATATCGTCCCGGTCGCGCTTGACCTGTTCCAGTCTAGCGAGCACTTCCGTGACGTCACCATGACCGATGGCGGCGGCCGTGTTCTTTCGATCCCAGAAGGTCAGGTATTCGAGTCCAGGCGGAGTGAGAGACTGCCCGCGCCAGGAGATATAGACGCCGGCTACGCGTCTGGCAGGCATGTTATCGGCCTGAGCCCGTGCCTGTTCGTCCGCGACCAAGCCGTCCAATAGCGCCTGAAACTCGACCAGATTCTCGTCGCCTGGCGCGTTGCCGTGGTGCCACCCATGGACGAAGACCACCATGAGCGTATCCCGCTGCGCGGATTCCGTACGAATCCGGGTGACGACGTCGTTCATCTGACCACGACAATACAAATGCCCTTGATCGTCCAGCTCGACGAAGCCGAGCAGGTACTGATCCTGGCCGTTCGTCGCCGTAATGGTCTCAACCGGTTGAGCGGAAGCGGGCGCGCTCGCCGACGGTGGAATACAGCTCGCGTCATAACGCCGCGGCGCGTTCGCGGTACATGCGCAGAGTATCGGCACGAGGAAGACCAGCAGGGTGAAACGGATGCCGCGATCGCCGACCATTGCGTGTCCCCTTGATTCCCGCTCGCACCAGAGTTGCCGTTTGGGTGGGCGGGTGCCAAGGGCGTCATGCTAGACGTCCGCGGACGCTCCCCGAATACGGGCTTTCCCCATCGTCCGAAAGGTGTGATCCGAGACGGATGGCCACGCCGCAGGTGCAACGTCGGCAGCGATTTATCGCGTCAGGCTTTCGTGAATTTGATCGGCGAATCTCGCGAAATCGATGTCATTCTGTGTGACGCCGCCGGCATCATGCGTCGTTAAAGACATGCTCACCTTGTTATAGACATTGGACCAGTCTGGGTGATGACACATGCTTTCCGCCATCAATGCACACTGCGTCATAAATCCGAACGCCGTTCTGAAGTCCTTGAACACATAATCGCGCGATATCGCACCGGCATGTGTGCTGTCGACGTTCCACGCCGGGGATTGCTTTAGAAAAGCGCGGACGGTTTCCGCATCAAGCAGTGGTCGCATAGGTAGACTCCCTGAAGCCGGGGTATCGGTCGAAAAGGCGGTTGAAGGCCAGCGGTACGCCAACACATTAGATATCGGGTAGGAATGCTCTCGGACTTCATCGAGCTGATTGCCGCCGAGCAGCGTGATTTTTCCGTCATCTATCTCAAGGAAGAAGCCAACGTGGCCTTTCCAACTGTCGGGCGCATCGCGCCACAGAATGACAATGCATCCCCTAATTGGCTCATCGAGAGGAATGCCCCAGGTAAGCCATGAGCGAGCTAGCGCAGAGTGGGTCCCTTTGATGCCAGCCCGCGCCAGACTCCAATGTACAAACGAAGAGCACCAGGACACTTTGTCGTCGTATCCCTCTATGTTCGTTCCTGCGTGATATTCAGTGATTCTTGGGTTGGATGCTTCTTGCCCGTAGGCGCGGACTCCACGTTCGTCATAAGCGATCTTCATCCACGGTGGATCCTGCACAGTCAACTCCACATAGTACTAATAAGAAGGTATCTGCTTTATTTGCGCGATTGCGCGTGGGGTGTGCCCGCATATCTATATGCTCAGGATTAAGCTAGGCAGTTCGTGGAGCGCGCTGATCGCTCGGTCCGCTGGTGCCAATGTTAACGGCCAGGCATGAAATCCACGCAGCCAAACCGCGTGCAGGCCCGCGTTTTTCGCTCCCCAATAGTCATTCTCGGGATGATCCCCAACATAGAGACATTCACCGATTACCAGGCCGAGGTCGTGCGCCGCGCGGTGGAAGATGCTGGGGGAGGGCTTCCTCACCCCTGCGAACTCCGAGCTGATCACGGCGCGGATTGACGACGAAAATGGCAGCGCTTCTACGGTTTCTGTCCGGGTCCGATGCTCGCCATTGGAAATCACCGCGATGACGAAGCCCAGACTTTCCAGTTCACGAACCGCTGCCTCGGCGCCTGGCATGGGCACGGTGCTTTTCGGGAAATATTGCTTCCAGTGGGCGCCCAAGACTTCTGTGTTGGGCCTTGATTTCCAAGGTAATGCATGCGCCAGCGTCTTTTCAACCGATTCACGAATCGAGGCATAGGGAGAGTCTTTGGGTAGATAGCCACCATGATCTGCCTGCGCCAATAGTTCTGACGTCCTGGTCGCAGATATTGGGTGTAGCAAAGGTCCAAAGTGATCGATGAACACTCCGCTATAGCAGCGGATGCTGTGAAGCCGGTGCGTCAGCGTGTTGTCCAGGTCGAACAACACAGCCTTCGGCGGCAATGGGGCGGGTGGCATATTCGAAAACAGCTCCTGAAGTGGGTCAACGTCGCAAGGGCAGATCGTGACGGAGCGCGACAGGCCGCGTGTATCCATGCAAGCCCTCGCTGTTCATATTGGTGCCAAGGTCAGACCATACTCAGATAAAAGCTCGCACGACGCGATTCGGCTTCTCCTTTAAGACCCCGCACAGTGAGGGGATCGATGCTCCTCTCATCGGCCGCTGTTGTATGCTCGGCTGGGGCTTGGCTACATGGATGACTTCTTTATTTTCACGTGCGATTTTCCTCGATGGTGCCGTTTCAAGGTGTTCTCGTCGGAGAAATGAGGAAGAGAGACGAGTCATGGCGATGACATGCTGCCATGAACACAGCGCATGGTCGTGGGTGCGAATACTAGGGGTGTGTCAAATGAGAAAAATCAAGGTCATGGCCGACTATCAATGTCATCCCCTGTGGGAGAGGTCGCCCGGGATGTACAGCGACCTCGACCCCAATACCTTGCCCATATCACTGGAACTCAAGCAGCAGTTCGCGGAATGGGCACGGGAGTTCGATGAAACTCTGGACATGTCGGATCCCGCGAACTCCGGGTTCAGCAATGCGGAAGCAGCGGCGGATTTCAAAGCGAAAGGTGTTCAGCTTGCCGAGCAATTGCAAGAAGAACTCGGGGCGGATTTTTCAGTCTCCACCCATTAGCAAGTCGTACGCTGCGCGAGTTGCGCGCCAGCATCCCGACGTAGCTGTCATCTACGTGGAGATCGACGTGACGGACGTTGCTCTCATCGATTGTATGGCCTGAGGCCGACCTGGCCATCCCGAGGCCTGGATGCCTACATCGCTTGGTCTCGCGCCGAGGAGTTCTTCGATCCGGAGCAGGGCTTAGACGCCGAGAGAGCGGCCCTCGATGCGGAGCACGAGCAAGGCAAGCGGGATTTTTGGAATGGAGGGGCTGCCACGGAAATTCCCGTGCTGCTCGCCAGTATCCAAACCTCGCCCGTCGTTTCGAGTGCGGTCGGCCATTCGGAAAACCGACAAAAAGCGTGCCCTGTCAGGGCGAAGGCGAGGATGAAAGGCGCGGGTAGTCTTGGGGCCTTACGTTGCAGGAAAAATGAGGAACCAGATTGCGCGCCTGGTAACCAACAAGCCGATTTGTTCGAAGGAATCGAGCGCGCGGACGGGTTCAGCGGAACGTTTGGTGAGGGCTTTACGCGCGTATCTCAGCGCAAGGAGCCCCAGCGGTGTTTATCAATCTCTACACCCATCCACGATCTGTCAAATCGCAGAAAACGCTAAACGCGTTGACGCGTCATGGCATCTCATTCTTCACCGATTGGTCAGTCGACCTAGAGCCAAGTGTCGATGTAAGCACGCCAGACGACACCACCGTCTGGCGAGGGCACCGGCCTGACCTCATCGAACTGCTTCCCGATCTTGAAGGCGTCGCGCCGGTTCGTGCCGTGGCCCGCGCGGCCATGGACCCCAAGGTGCTTCTTGACGAGTGCGGCGATCAGCCGCTTTACCGAGGCGCGAGGAGCCGAAGGTCTGGATTTGCCCCGCCAACGTTTCGCAAAGCCACGGAAGGACCTGTGCGCCGTGTTGCCCTGGCTTCGACATCGTACGGCGCTCCTCAATGCGAGCAGTGGCTTGTGAAAATCAACCAAATAGGTTAATTTTCCATGGAAAAACGAACACCGCACTGCAAGCTCGCCGTGTTGAAGTCTCTGGTCTCGCAAGGGAAAGTCCGGGAGACGGAATCGGCCCGCCTTGGTGCCACCGCGCTGGGACTCAACCGCCGCGAAATGCGGGCGGCAGTGATGGCGCTGACGCCGGCGGACTTCTACAAAAGCATGACGAGCTATGCCGATCACCGCGTTTGGCAAGATGTCTACCGACCCATGACGACATTTGGTGCCGCATACGTAAAACTGACCATCATCGAGGATGTGTTGATCGTGTCTTTTAAGGAGTTGTAAGTATGAAATGTCCTACATGTGGTAAAGCGAATCTCGTCCACGTGACCATGGATAGGTCGTATACGTACAAAGGCCAAACGATCATCGTCCCTTCCGTCACGGGTGACCATTGTCCTGCGTGCGATGAGTTCTTGACGGGGGGCGATGATACCGAGCGCATGATGGACGAGATGCTCGCCTTCAACAAGAAGGTTAATGCGAGCCTCGTAGATCCGGGATTTATCGCAAAAGTGCGCAAGCAGTTAAATCTGGATCAGCAGGAAGCGGCGCGTATTTTTGGAGGTGGCGTCAATGCCTTTTCACGCTACGAGACCGGCAGCGTGCAACCGCCGGTGGCGCTGGTCAAGTTGTTCAAGCTACTTGAGCGCCACCCTGATCTCTTCGAAGAAGTTCTCGCAGCCTGACGGGCGGCCGTAATGCTTGTATAGGTTGTCCATGATTCGGCTATGTCAATCCGACCCAGCAGAGTATTTCGACGGGGAAGTGTCGATTGCGAGTTATCTCGTCGGGATTCTCAAAGGCAACTATCGAGAGCCGTTCATGGCCGCGTTTTCTGATTAGGGCCGTGCACGGAGAGTCGATAAGGTGCCGAAGGCCGCCGGCCTTCCACTCGCAGCAGTTAGTGCTGCGTTGGCAAGCTGCGGGGTCCTCCGCACGGGCGTCGTGGGCGTCCGCTAGGCGCCCATAGGTGACCAGCGACGTGTGCGGCTGAGCAGCCCGGCATTCGTATACAATATGTTACTTGCTGTGGATATGTAGTAGGTCGGTGGCTGCCCTTGCCTGACAAGGTGTGCCGTCACTGGACGGGCGTGTGCATCGTGCGACGCGCCATTACATCCAACATATTGAACGAGAATCTCGATGCTCCGTTACGTCATTGCGTTTGCACTAGTGGGGCTCGTGGGTGTCTAAAAAGCAAGCCAAAGGAATCAAACGTGTTCTGCCCGAATTGCTCTAACCAAAATCGTGCAACTGACGTGAGCTGCATGAAATGTGGAACAACGCTTATTCATGAAGCAAAGGGCCACTCCAAAGACTATCGC is a window of Bordetella sp. N DNA encoding:
- a CDS encoding type II toxin-antitoxin system MqsR family toxin, with amino-acid sequence MEKRTPHCKLAVLKSLVSQGKVRETESARLGATALGLNRREMRAAVMALTPADFYKSMTSYADHRVWQDVYRPMTTFGAAYVKLTIIEDVLIVSFKEL
- a CDS encoding alpha/beta fold hydrolase translates to MVGDRGIRFTLLVFLVPILCACTANAPRRYDASCIPPSASAPASAQPVETITATNGQDQYLLGFVELDDQGHLYCRGQMNDVVTRIRTESAQRDTLMVVFVHGWHHGNAPGDENLVEFQALLDGLVADEQARAQADNMPARRVAGVYISWRGQSLTPPGLEYLTFWDRKNTAAAIGHGDVTEVLARLEQVKRDRDDIVQRDSATQLVIIGHSFGGLIVHTALAQILVSRFVRTGGAMAAQGAPSPTAETAEKEAAIKVQGFGSLVVLINPAFEAQLFSSLSDMSAEHANYAGDQPPLVAVLTSEADTATGVAFPLGRRFSTVFENTIPMRRWNATTGQLESINESEAIITSVGHFEPYRTHRLYPRPDTAERTPDPTLQNLRATSLGDAARLNVTFSAAQAWREDRPGSQISFRDVVLERTNNSAGRNPFLVVNVDKHIIANHNDLTNPALRSFIKDLVQLSTVPPEQQQQLFRRLNAR
- a CDS encoding type II toxin-antitoxin system MqsA family antitoxin; this encodes MKCPTCGKANLVHVTMDRSYTYKGQTIIVPSVTGDHCPACDEFLTGGDDTERMMDEMLAFNKKVNASLVDPGFIAKVRKQLNLDQQEAARIFGGGVNAFSRYETGSVQPPVALVKLFKLLERHPDLFEEVLAA
- a CDS encoding nucleotidyl transferase AbiEii/AbiGii toxin family protein codes for the protein MRTKNNLLALAGRYANERRVPVATVLKEILHYEILFALNQSGAATRLTFQGGTSLRLCHQGTRYSEDLDFVGGTEFDPAEMTPFADLLQREIGEAYGLQVDILAPKSEEGAEDAGHGIAVARWRARVHVPQAIPSLAQKHVINIEVAGVPAHSRDLLPVAANYDHLPAPHRQMLVVVEPLPEILADKLVALSARPFLKARDIWDLKFLTDKGVKLDDDVISLVVAKVADYKLHKAAMKQKLEERSHVLASPESEAAFLTEMRRFVDATVAAQLEIPGMARQYLERGAALARELLSMRAME
- a CDS encoding 4a-hydroxytetrahydrobiopterin dehydratase; translated protein: MKIAYDERGVRAYGQEASNPRITEYHAGTNIEGYDDKVSWCSSFVHWSLARAGIKGTHSALARSWLTWGIPLDEPIRGCIVILWRDAPDSWKGHVGFFLEIDDGKITLLGGNQLDEVREHSYPISNVLAYRWPSTAFSTDTPASGSLPMRPLLDAETVRAFLKQSPAWNVDSTHAGAISRDYVFKDFRTAFGFMTQCALMAESMCHHPDWSNVYNKVSMSLTTHDAGGVTQNDIDFARFADQIHESLTR
- a CDS encoding HAD family hydrolase, encoding MDTRGLSRSVTICPCDVDPLQELFSNMPPAPLPPKAVLFDLDNTLTHRLHSIRCYSGVFIDHFGPLLHPISATRTSELLAQADHGGYLPKDSPYASIRESVEKTLAHALPWKSRPNTEVLGAHWKQYFPKSTVPMPGAEAAVRELESLGFVIAVISNGEHRTRTETVEALPFSSSIRAVISSEFAGVRKPSPSIFHRAAHDLGLVIGECLYVGDHPENDYWGAKNAGLHAVWLRGFHAWPLTLAPADRAISALHELPSLILSI